Genomic DNA from Clostridium sp. BJN0013:
GTAAAAGGAGGTGAAGATTCCTGATGGACTATGCGGCAAAAGTTATTCTAGTTTTTAACATAAATGTGTCAAAAAGTAAATCAGGTATACTTTATGGATAGTGAAAATTTAAATAACTGCGGTTCTAAAGAAGAAGAAAATTGTGGTTGTGAGGATCATGTACATGGCCAAGAGCATGATTGTGATTGTGGCTGCGATTGTGGAGAATATGAAAATCTCATAGTGGACCTGGAAGATGAAAATGGAAATTTAGTTTCTTGTGAAATAATTGATGAATTTGAATATAAAGATAATCAGTATGTTTTAGTTCAAAATCCTGAAAATAATTCTGTATATTTATTTAAAATAGAAATGGGAGATACTGGAGAAGAACTTGTTATACCAGAAGATGAAGAATTTGAAGAGGCATCTGCCTACTATGCAGAGTTAATAGAAAAATCAGAGGATTAATCTAAAAAATCAAAGACCGCAGACAATTTTATTGTTTGCAGTCTTTATTTATTTCCATTTTAGTATTTTGATATGAGGGTGATTTCTCTTATAATTTATAAGATAGGGATTGCCCACCATGTTAAAAAGAGGTAAGTCGGATAGTGAATCTGAAAACATATAGGAGTTTTTAAAGTCAACCTCTATATTATCTTCTTTTAAAGATTCCATAAGTCTTTTTACTTTTTCTTCCCCTTTACAGTTTTCACCTAAAATTTTTTTGCTGTGTTTTCCATCCAATACAGTAAATCTGGTGCCTATTACTTTATCTACTTCTTTTATTTCATATAGTTCATTTAAATAGAACTCTGCAGAGGCAGATATAAGGTATATTTTATATCCTCTTTTTTTCAGTTTTTTTATAGTATTAAGTGCATCTTCATAGATTATTTTACTTAATCTTTTTTCATAGAATTCTTTTACTAACAATTTCATATCATTTTCACTTATTCCATTTATAAATGCAATGAAATTTTCCTTGGCCTTCGCCGCAGGAAATAGTTTTATTAAGTATAAAATAGAAGAAAAAATACTAAAAGGTGCATATATTATAAGTTTTGGCCTTTTCTTTACCATAAATAGGTAAAATTCCATTAGAGTTTCTCTTTTGGTTAGAGTAAAATCCACATCAAATATAGCCAGTTTTTCCAAACAAATCACTCCTTATCTATGATATGATATCATAATTTAAAAATATTTTAAAATATAACTTATATTTTTTACCTGCAGTGTATTTTAAATAAATAATATCGATAAAATAAATAGGAAACTATAGGGCAAAATTATATGTGAATTTAAGAATCACTTGATATTTTATATAGTGCTAGGTAAAATATAAACAGTTTATCAGGATAATGAAGGAAAATTTCTTTAGATAATGATAAAATAAATTTGAATAATGTTAATATTTAGTTAAATTTAATTTAAAGAGGGGATCGTAGTGAAAGAATGTTTAAGTGAATTTTTTTTATATAAGGATGAAATAAAAAAGAAGGAAGAATTTGAAGACAATATATTAAATAAAGGAAAATCCATATATGAAGTTATAAGGATAATAGATGGCAAACCTTTATTTTTAGAGCCTCATTTAAAACGTATGGAAAATTCTTGTAAAATAACTGGTTTAAAGATCTGGCTTACAGGAGATGAGATTAAAAGCAGAATAAAAAAGTTGGTGGAAGTGAATAAGGTTTATATTGGAAATATAAAAATTATTTTTAATTTTTCTCGTGAAAATGTATTTGTGGCATATTTTTCAAAACATTTTTATCCACCTCAAAAATATTATAAAACAGGGGTAGATACTATCTTTTTTCATGGGGAAAGAGAAGATCCCAATGCTAAAGTAATAAATACTGCATTCAGGGAAAAAGTCAATGAAAAAATTAAAGAAAATAATGTGTTTGAAGCAATACTTGTAGATAACAGCGGAAATATCACAGAGGGAAGCAAATCCAATATATTCATGATAAAAGGGGAAAAAGTAATAACTGCCCCGGTGGGAGATGTACTCCCTGGAGTTACAAGAAATATTATAATCAAAATTTGCAGTGATATAGGTTTTGAAGTTATGGAGAAAAAAATAAATTATAAACAAATAGAAAAATTTGATGCTCTTTTTATATCAGGTACTTCTCCTAAGGTATTACCTATAAAAAAGGTAGAAAATATAAAATTTCATTCTTCTGAAAATAAGGTACTTATAAGTATAATGGAAGCATATAACCATGAAATGGAAAGTGATATAAAAAGCTTTATATATTCTTAACTAAAGACCAGCTAGTAAAAGTCAATAGTTAATTTAAAAAATTTATTTACTAAATTTAAGAGCAAAAAAGAGCATGGCAAACAAACCATAAAAAAATACGAACTATGGCAAATTTTTACTAAAACTAAATTGGAAATAATTTATCCAATTTGGACCATAATTAATTTGTCTAAGTGGTTAAGAAACTGATCTTGAAAAATTAGTAACATACATTTGGTTGTGCAGTTTTGGTTCACGAATTTCATAAGGCTTTTGATCTCTAAGAACTGCAAATATGTACTTTACAAGTTTGTGCATAATTGCACAAAGAGCAACTTTCTTCTTCTTACCATTTAAGTTTTTATTGCGATACTGGTAAAGAACACTGTTAATTGGTTTACCAGTTTTGGATTTTCTTATTGATGCAAGAGCAGCAGCATAAAGTGCTCTTCTACCAAAGCGTGTACCACGCTTGGACATTTTATTTTGGTCACTATTAAATTTCCCGGATTGACTAACTGAAGGGTCAATTCCAAAGAAAGCAACCATTTCTTTTGGATGCTTGAACCTTGTAGGATCGCCTATTTCACTCATTATGGTTACAGCTGTAATAAAGCCTATACCTTTGAAAGAAAGAAGCAATGCTATGTTGTTCTTAAATGAAGCAGGTGTTGAGTCATTTTTAACTGCTGATTCTATTTCATTTACTAGAGTTTCAATTTGTTCATTAATGATGTTTAAAAGCTTTATATTTATGCCTATAGTTACTTTAAAGGAATTATTGGTTATTCCTATTTGTACAGCACTTAGTGCAGCGTTTAAAAGTTTGTTATATGTGTTTGTACACCAGTCAATTGATTTACAAGAATTTTCCTTTAGTAAAGCAATTAAATCATCTTTTGGTGCATCAACAATTGCTTTAGGGGATGAAAATTTACTTAAAACTGCTAATGAAGTAACACCAGCTACGTCAGAAAAAACATTATGATATCCAGGAAAAAACGTTCTAAGATCAGAAGATAACTTTTTCTTGAACTGGGAACGGTTATCTATAAGGCTGTAGTAATCACGACAAAGTGATCTTACAGCAAATATTGGGATATCTAAATAATCAGACATTTTTATATTTTGAAATTTTGCTATGTTTGCAATAGTTAAGGCATCCATTTTATCATTTTTCACTTTTCTTATTCCTAAATTTTTGTTACTATTAGTAATAAGAGGATTTATAACGAAAGTTTCTAATTCGTTATTCTTTAGGAAGTGGAAAAGAGTTAAATGGTAAACACCAGTTGATTCCATGAAAAGTGATGGTTTCATGGAGAACTCTTTTTCCACTTTTCTCATTTCTTTGAGAAGATAAGAGAAACCATCAGAAGTGTGCATTATCTTGAAAGCCTTTCTATAAACTGCTCCATCAGGGGCTAGTATTGCAACCATAGAATAATCAGCAGAAACATCGATACCTACTACAGGTAAATTAAAAAATTTTGACATTGTAAATATCTCCTTTTCATATATTTTTGAAGATAGAACAGAGTATCCATACCTAACAGTGAGCTAACAACCTCGTTTGTGACACGAGTAATTCTTCCGCAAGGGAAGAAACTCAACCAGCTAAACATCTAATCTCACTGATGGAATGATACGCTTTTTCACGGGTATAGGAACTCCGAAGGAGTCCTCCCAGGAGGAATACATCTAACCTCTATTCAGAAGATATTATACAATGATTTAACTATTAATCAAGTTACCCTTGTGGAAGATACACTCTTATTATTTTTAGACTTACTAAAGGATATTGCAATTTCCAGAACGGAACTTGAGATGTACGAACAATAATTAATTTATATTTATAAATATCCGTTAGTAGAGATGATCTAATCTCTATTGATTGGTACAACTATATTATACGAGGAGGAAAAATATGAAAAAAGTATTTCAGGGAACCTCACTGGAAAATTGTCTGCAGCTTGCAAGATATGAACTAAATATACCGGAAGATAAGTTTGGGTATAAAGTACTTGAAAATAAAAAATCTTTTTTTAGAAGAAAAGTAACAATAGAAGTGACTTATGATGACATGGGAGAAGGAATTTCTAAAGAACAAGAGGGACATGAAGTAAATAAAAATCAAGGTACTGTAAAAGTTGTAGAGGGCAGAATAATCGTAAAGGACCCTTTAAAAGAGGAGAAACCAGCTGTAATAGTAAAAGGAGATCATATGTCCATTTTTGTGGATGGAGATGAAATAAAAAGGGAATGTGAAGTTTTAAGCAGCAGTAATATAGAAGTGATTTTGGAAGAAAATGAGCCCAAAAGGGAACTGAAAATAGATATTTCAGAAGATGCCATGGAGGCCTATGCAGGAATTGCTTACACATCTAGAAATGTTTATGCACTGAAAGATACCAGAGAAAGTAATAGATTGAATTTGGATACTTATGTAGTGGAAACCGTAGAACCACCTAAATATACTGCAAATGACATAAAAAATGAACTTGCTAATAATAAAATTGTTTATGGCATAATGGAAGAAAATTTTAAGGATGTTTTAGAAAGCGGAAAAAGAGTATTAATAGCAAAAGGGAAAAAAGCTGTGGATGGACAAGATGATGTTATAGATATCAATTTTCAAGATTCTGTGGACTTGAAAGAAGATATGGAAGGAAATGTAGATTTCAAGAGTATAGGCATTATAAGTACTGTAAAAAAAGGTGATATTATTGCTGAAAGGCATAGAGGATTTGAAGGAGAAAATGGATTTGATGTAAAGGGGAAAACTTTAAAATTTAGAAAAGCTAAACATAAGAAACTTGCTGCAGGACAGGGATGCATGCTTAAAGATGAAGATAAAGTTGAAGCAGTCATAGAAGGAAAGCCTTTTATAAAAAATGGTACTTTTTATATACATCAGGTTCATGAAATTAGTAAAGATGTGGATTTAAGTACGGGGAATATAAAGTTTACAGGAGATATAATAGTACAAGGTAACGTAAGAGAAGGGATGGAAATTGAATGTGGAGGCAACCTTATTATATATAAAGAAGTGGAAAGGGCTAAGATTAAAGCCAGGGGAGATATTTTAATCAATGGCAGTATTGTAGGATCAGACATATATGGAGGGGGAGATTGTGTAAATAAAATTAAATCCATAGATCACCTTGTAGAATTTAATATAAACTTAGGAGAGATGATTGAAGCTATAACAGAAATAAAAACGTATGATTTACTTGGCAAGAATAAAAAAGATGGGGAGATAATAAAAATATTATTGGAAAATAAATTTAAGGGCCTTTTAAAACTTGGAATAAACATAATTGCAGATTTAAATATAGATCCTGATGAATGTGAACAAAATTTAGGAAAGGAAATAGTGAAAATTATAAGGACAAGGTTTATGGGTATGGGACCAATAAGTATAACAAACTACTCAGAGTTAAGTTGTCTAAAAGAGAAAATTGAAGCTGAAATTGAACATTTAAGTAATTGTCTGGCCCTTCCTGTAAATTTAACTATAGCCTATTGTCAGGATTCCCACATAGAAAGTTCAGGCAGTGTGATAATTACTGGAAAAGGGGAGTATATATCTGAAATTACTGCAAATGAGTCCATTGAGTTTTTACAGGAAAGAAGTGTGGCAAGGGGTGGAACTTTAAAAGCAAAAAAAGAAATTAAATGTAAAATTGTAGGTAGTATGGCAGGGGTATCTACAATACTTCATGTAGAAGATGAAGGGCACATATGGGCTGATGTAGCATATCACAATACTGTAATTAAAGTGGGAAAGAAGAAAGTGATGTTAGATACTCCAAGTAAAAATTTGCATGCTTATTCTGATAAAGGCAATATTGTTGTAGACAAATTTCTTCTCTAAAAGCCTATTATAAATACATCAAATTATGCTATAATTGTGTAATAAATTGAATTAAATGCTAGTTTTAAATATTATTTAAGGAGGATATTTAAATGAGCCAGGAAGAAATAAAAGTATTAATATTTAGTATAAATGAGGAATATTATGCTACGGATATTATGGAAATAGAGAGAATTTTA
This window encodes:
- a CDS encoding DUF1292 domain-containing protein produces the protein MDSENLNNCGSKEEENCGCEDHVHGQEHDCDCGCDCGEYENLIVDLEDENGNLVSCEIIDEFEYKDNQYVLVQNPENNSVYLFKIEMGDTGEELVIPEDEEFEEASAYYAELIEKSED
- a CDS encoding HAD-IB family hydrolase, which gives rise to MEKLAIFDVDFTLTKRETLMEFYLFMVKKRPKLIIYAPFSIFSSILYLIKLFPAAKAKENFIAFINGISENDMKLLVKEFYEKRLSKIIYEDALNTIKKLKKRGYKIYLISASAEFYLNELYEIKEVDKVIGTRFTVLDGKHSKKILGENCKGEEKVKRLMESLKEDNIEVDFKNSYMFSDSLSDLPLFNMVGNPYLINYKRNHPHIKILKWK
- a CDS encoding aminotransferase class IV, which gives rise to MKECLSEFFLYKDEIKKKEEFEDNILNKGKSIYEVIRIIDGKPLFLEPHLKRMENSCKITGLKIWLTGDEIKSRIKKLVEVNKVYIGNIKIIFNFSRENVFVAYFSKHFYPPQKYYKTGVDTIFFHGEREDPNAKVINTAFREKVNEKIKENNVFEAILVDNSGNITEGSKSNIFMIKGEKVITAPVGDVLPGVTRNIIIKICSDIGFEVMEKKINYKQIEKFDALFISGTSPKVLPIKKVENIKFHSSENKVLISIMEAYNHEMESDIKSFIYS
- a CDS encoding IS110 family transposase, which produces MSKFFNLPVVGIDVSADYSMVAILAPDGAVYRKAFKIMHTSDGFSYLLKEMRKVEKEFSMKPSLFMESTGVYHLTLFHFLKNNELETFVINPLITNSNKNLGIRKVKNDKMDALTIANIAKFQNIKMSDYLDIPIFAVRSLCRDYYSLIDNRSQFKKKLSSDLRTFFPGYHNVFSDVAGVTSLAVLSKFSSPKAIVDAPKDDLIALLKENSCKSIDWCTNTYNKLLNAALSAVQIGITNNSFKVTIGINIKLLNIINEQIETLVNEIESAVKNDSTPASFKNNIALLLSFKGIGFITAVTIMSEIGDPTRFKHPKEMVAFFGIDPSVSQSGKFNSDQNKMSKRGTRFGRRALYAAALASIRKSKTGKPINSVLYQYRNKNLNGKKKKVALCAIMHKLVKYIFAVLRDQKPYEIREPKLHNQMYVTNFSRSVS
- a CDS encoding flagellar assembly protein A, with amino-acid sequence MKKVFQGTSLENCLQLARYELNIPEDKFGYKVLENKKSFFRRKVTIEVTYDDMGEGISKEQEGHEVNKNQGTVKVVEGRIIVKDPLKEEKPAVIVKGDHMSIFVDGDEIKRECEVLSSSNIEVILEENEPKRELKIDISEDAMEAYAGIAYTSRNVYALKDTRESNRLNLDTYVVETVEPPKYTANDIKNELANNKIVYGIMEENFKDVLESGKRVLIAKGKKAVDGQDDVIDINFQDSVDLKEDMEGNVDFKSIGIISTVKKGDIIAERHRGFEGENGFDVKGKTLKFRKAKHKKLAAGQGCMLKDEDKVEAVIEGKPFIKNGTFYIHQVHEISKDVDLSTGNIKFTGDIIVQGNVREGMEIECGGNLIIYKEVERAKIKARGDILINGSIVGSDIYGGGDCVNKIKSIDHLVEFNINLGEMIEAITEIKTYDLLGKNKKDGEIIKILLENKFKGLLKLGINIIADLNIDPDECEQNLGKEIVKIIRTRFMGMGPISITNYSELSCLKEKIEAEIEHLSNCLALPVNLTIAYCQDSHIESSGSVIITGKGEYISEITANESIEFLQERSVARGGTLKAKKEIKCKIVGSMAGVSTILHVEDEGHIWADVAYHNTVIKVGKKKVMLDTPSKNLHAYSDKGNIVVDKFLL